A genomic window from Candidatus Zixiibacteriota bacterium includes:
- a CDS encoding 2-oxoglutarate oxidoreductase produces the protein MSEVTAQATTITFSRPESFSDAVTHYCPGCTHGIIHRLVAEAIDELGIRGRTVGIAPVGCSVLIYNYFRTDFLESPHGRAPALATGLKRVSPELIIFTYQGDGDLASIGMSEIVHAANRGEKFTTIFVNNAIYGMTGGQMAPTTMPGQVTATSPYGRNVEEAGWPIRMCELLSSLRTPAYIERVAVHTPQNIVRAKRAIKTAFQNQVDGLCFSLIEVLSTCPTNWGLTPCEATQWVQTNMSPYYPLGVFKKPEPRLEV, from the coding sequence ATGTCTGAAGTTACTGCACAAGCGACGACGATTACATTCTCACGGCCGGAGTCGTTCAGCGACGCCGTCACTCACTATTGTCCCGGCTGCACGCACGGCATTATCCATCGGCTGGTGGCAGAGGCAATCGATGAACTCGGCATCCGCGGTCGGACCGTCGGGATCGCGCCGGTCGGCTGCTCGGTATTGATCTACAATTACTTCCGCACCGACTTCCTGGAATCACCGCACGGGCGCGCCCCCGCACTAGCAACGGGGTTGAAGCGGGTCAGCCCGGAACTGATCATCTTCACGTATCAGGGCGACGGAGATCTGGCTTCGATCGGCATGAGCGAGATCGTGCATGCAGCTAATCGCGGCGAGAAGTTCACGACGATTTTCGTGAATAACGCAATTTACGGCATGACCGGCGGGCAAATGGCGCCGACGACGATGCCGGGACAAGTTACCGCGACTTCACCCTACGGACGCAATGTCGAAGAGGCCGGTTGGCCGATTCGCATGTGCGAGCTGCTGTCGAGCCTGCGCACGCCCGCCTATATCGAGCGGGTGGCGGTGCACACTCCGCAGAATATCGTGCGCGCGAAACGGGCGATCAAGACCGCATTCCAGAACCAAGTCGACGGCCTTTGCTTTTCCTTGATCGAGGTGCTTTCCACCTGTCCGACCAACTGGGGTCTGACGCCGTGTGAAGCCACAC